The proteins below come from a single Oxyura jamaicensis isolate SHBP4307 breed ruddy duck chromosome 1, BPBGC_Ojam_1.0, whole genome shotgun sequence genomic window:
- the LOC118178238 gene encoding formin-like protein 6: MVNNGSTVSEGHHGCKGSTPVFQGHALLNINSANNLGTRDCDLELLSGAASCDAAHTSFDAECPHRGFRTLPAGTPRPEVPRLRALGGCGCSPPQEAARPRRPPAADLREPPRAPDACALPPAVPPAGTGPPQRVARCSPPGLCLLRLLPSPPPPPPPAAAAAAAVPSLAGSSCSHQILKGPLRSRNSFRCCSLLLLLLLPAPVEPPRTLQPGVSMHCQPAAAIASTARTPLAPRPEAAARGPFCRQEGPV, translated from the exons CTCTGCTAAATATAAACTCCGCAAATAACTTGGGAACGAGGGACTGCGACCTGGAGCTTTTGTCTGGAGCTGCCAGCTGTGATGCAGCACACACGTCCTTTGATGCAGAGTGCCCCCACCGGGGCTTTAGAACCCTTCCAGCGGGGACACCTCGCCCTGAGGTGCCTCGGCTGCGGGCCCTCGGGGGCTGCGGCTGCTCCCCCCCTCAGGaggcggcgcggccccggcgTCCGCCCGCCGCCGACCTCCGCGAGCCTCCGCGGGCTCCCGACGCATGCGCGCTGCCGCCAGCGGTGCCTCCCGCAGGGACGGGGCCGCCGCAACGTGTTGCgcgctgcagccccccgggctTGTGCCTGCTGCggctgctgccttctcctcctcctcctcctcctcctgctgctgctgctgctgctgctgttcccagccTGGCAGGCTCCAGCTGCTCGCATCAGATCCTTAAAGGACCTCTGCGCTCCCGCAATTCATTCCGGTgctgctctctcctcctc ctgctgctgctgccagcccccgtTGAGCCGCCCCGCACGCTGCAGCCCGGCGTTTCCATGCATTGCCAGCCAGCCGCGGCGATAGCCAGCACCGCCCGCACGCCGCTCGCCCCCCGCCCCGAAGCGGCGGCGCGGGGACCTTTCTGCCGGCAGGAAGGACCGGTGTAA